Proteins co-encoded in one Cytobacillus sp. NJ13 genomic window:
- a CDS encoding ABC transporter permease subunit gives MKNLVVNPVLNKEFKLRFRSFKSYLGVLFYLLALGLIIVGFIFIESLSNNMQGFFKPDQSRTMFMVLSILQLGLILFITPGLTAGVISSERERQTLNILLTTTQSSSSIILSKLISSISYLILLIAASLPLYSFVFLFGGISPGQLLTTMGFYLFTILVYGSLGVLFSTLIRKTIVSMVTTYGVTLFLAGGTAFLTLIFMQLTNAYGYTGTQPTNPLAYFPAMLNPVIILISTFEPEMTNEITRSTGIEFPLWISYLISYTLIFIGAILLSIKKLRPNMKKG, from the coding sequence ATGAAGAATTTAGTTGTAAATCCTGTTCTGAATAAAGAGTTTAAGCTCCGCTTCCGCAGCTTTAAAAGCTACCTGGGGGTACTCTTTTACCTCCTTGCATTAGGGCTGATCATTGTTGGTTTTATCTTTATAGAATCATTGTCAAATAACATGCAGGGCTTTTTTAAACCAGATCAGAGCCGGACAATGTTTATGGTTCTATCTATATTGCAGCTTGGCTTAATTCTGTTTATTACTCCCGGTTTAACAGCTGGGGTTATCAGCAGTGAAAGAGAGAGGCAGACCTTAAATATTCTGCTCACAACGACCCAAAGCTCTTCAAGCATTATATTGAGCAAGCTGATCTCTTCCATTTCATATTTGATTCTGCTTATTGCGGCAAGTTTGCCTCTTTATAGCTTTGTGTTTTTATTTGGAGGCATTTCCCCAGGTCAGCTGCTTACGACAATGGGTTTTTATTTATTTACCATTCTGGTTTATGGAAGCCTCGGGGTCTTGTTTTCAACGCTAATTAGAAAAACAATTGTCTCAATGGTTACCACCTATGGGGTTACTTTATTTCTAGCAGGAGGAACGGCATTCCTGACTTTGATTTTTATGCAATTAACCAATGCATATGGCTATACAGGGACTCAGCCCACAAATCCTCTTGCATACTTCCCGGCTATGCTCAACCCGGTCATTATTCTGATAAGCACCTTTGAGCCGGAAATGACCAATGAAATTACTAGATCAACAGGCATTGAATTTCCTTTATGGATTTCATACTTAATTTCGTACACATTGATTTTCATTGGAGCTATTCTGCTGAGCATAAAAAAACTCCGTCCCAATATGAAAAAGGGCTAA
- a CDS encoding DUF58 domain-containing protein has protein sequence MNSHHALLAKLQKRKIAAKTRKRGFHSGSRQSHKFGSSMEFSDFRAYQPGDDIRQIDWNVYGRTQKHYIKRFLDEQELSIAVYLDATSSMTKIQQKWEYAKSLASALSFMVLSSEDRLFFSAVSSAGVQPIKRKGSVYSRRTFMEIQKIEPAALSTNFLGCLKETLSKHQQLAVIIADGFEPLQDWENLFWKLRGLKQEFWLFQVQADEEMTPAYSGDIKLIDSETGTAVNVSMGPSVLAEYEKRLKEHNEQLEILCKRYGGQYIFAPETRDLQTVLFRDLYAKGLVR, from the coding sequence ATGAACAGCCATCATGCTCTACTTGCAAAGCTTCAAAAACGAAAGATTGCTGCAAAGACAAGGAAAAGAGGATTTCATTCAGGGTCCAGGCAATCCCATAAATTCGGATCTTCCATGGAATTCTCTGATTTCAGGGCCTATCAGCCTGGTGACGATATTAGACAAATAGATTGGAATGTCTATGGCAGAACACAAAAACATTATATTAAACGCTTCCTGGATGAGCAGGAGCTTTCTATTGCAGTTTACCTGGATGCAACGTCTTCAATGACAAAAATCCAGCAGAAATGGGAATATGCCAAATCGCTGGCATCAGCTTTGAGCTTTATGGTGCTTTCAAGTGAAGACCGGCTTTTCTTTTCAGCTGTTTCTTCTGCAGGCGTGCAGCCTATCAAAAGGAAAGGCTCTGTTTACAGCAGGCGAACGTTCATGGAGATCCAAAAAATTGAACCTGCAGCTCTTTCTACAAACTTTCTGGGCTGTCTGAAAGAAACTCTTTCTAAACATCAGCAGCTTGCTGTAATAATAGCAGATGGTTTTGAGCCGCTTCAGGATTGGGAAAACCTTTTTTGGAAGCTCAGGGGGTTAAAACAGGAGTTCTGGCTATTTCAGGTGCAGGCAGATGAAGAGATGACCCCTGCATATTCTGGAGATATTAAGTTAATTGATAGTGAAACAGGGACAGCAGTAAATGTCAGCATGGGCCCTTCCGTATTAGCTGAATATGAAAAGCGCCTAAAAGAACATAATGAACAGCTTGAGATTTTATGCAAACGGTATGGCGGCCAGTATATCTTTGCCCCGGAAACAAGAGATCTTCAGACCGTTCTTTTCAGGGATCTGTATGCGAAGGGGCTGGTCAGGTGA
- a CDS encoding MoxR family ATPase, translating into MSATQEKEQQFAQAADIIARVKDEIQTFIVGQEEVVDHVLWSIFSGGHVLLEGLPGLGKTMLIKTIAEVLDLKFSRIQFTPDIMPSDITGTMLLQPDEAGRQIFSFHKGPIFANIILADEINRATPKTQSALLEAMGEKTVTIMGETKKMEKPFFVLATQNPIDMEGTYPLPEAQTDRFLCKVNVAYPTKEELKEIARRTTGTQKTHLNKAAGLKDVMALQELSREILLSDEILDYAVWMITATHPESEGAPETVKKHVQYGSGPRGLQSLISMAKARAMCSGRFHVSIGDIKNAAYPVLRHRLILNFEGEAAGISADSIIEALLNETSWGAKS; encoded by the coding sequence ATGTCCGCAACACAGGAAAAAGAACAGCAATTCGCACAAGCAGCAGATATTATTGCAAGAGTGAAAGATGAAATTCAAACATTCATAGTCGGCCAGGAAGAAGTAGTCGATCATGTTTTATGGAGCATATTCTCAGGAGGGCATGTTTTGCTTGAAGGTTTGCCTGGTCTGGGTAAAACCATGCTGATTAAAACCATTGCAGAAGTGCTGGATCTCAAATTTTCACGCATTCAATTCACCCCTGATATTATGCCATCCGATATAACCGGAACCATGCTGCTTCAGCCTGATGAAGCAGGCAGGCAAATATTCAGTTTTCATAAAGGGCCCATATTTGCAAACATCATCCTGGCAGATGAAATTAACAGGGCAACACCAAAAACACAAAGTGCCCTGCTCGAGGCAATGGGAGAAAAAACGGTCACTATAATGGGCGAAACCAAAAAGATGGAAAAGCCATTTTTTGTACTCGCAACTCAAAATCCGATTGATATGGAAGGGACTTACCCCCTGCCGGAAGCACAAACGGACCGGTTTTTATGCAAGGTGAATGTTGCCTATCCGACGAAAGAAGAATTAAAAGAAATTGCCCGGAGGACTACGGGGACGCAAAAAACTCATTTAAATAAAGCCGCCGGATTGAAGGATGTCATGGCCCTTCAGGAGCTTTCGAGAGAAATTCTCCTATCAGATGAAATCCTGGATTATGCTGTTTGGATGATCACTGCCACGCACCCGGAATCAGAGGGGGCACCAGAAACAGTGAAAAAGCACGTCCAATATGGCAGCGGTCCACGCGGCCTTCAGAGTCTGATAAGTATGGCAAAAGCAAGAGCCATGTGCTCCGGCCGATTCCATGTATCAATAGGAGACATTAAAAACGCTGCCTATCCGGTTTTGCGGCATCGTCTTATTTTGAACTTTGAGGGAGAAGCAGCGGGTATTTCGGCGGATTCGATTATTGAAGCTTTGTTAAACGAAACTTCCTGGGGAGCTAAAAGCTGA
- a CDS encoding ABC transporter ATP-binding protein produces MIEIMDLSKRYGKFTALDSLNLNIEKGSVFGFVGQNGAGKSTTFSILATLLAPTSGSAYVNGYDVQKESKLVRKQIGYMPDFFGVYDQLKADEYLHFYGASYGIPFAEREKLIPQLLDLVNLSNKRESYVDLLSRGMKQRLCLARCLIHDPEVLILDEPASGLDPRARVEMREILKELKSMGKTILISSHILPELAEMCDTIGIIDQGKLVAQGSVADIQSQLRGERLIIVKVHGSAEKAVSFFEDDPNIFKVALLEDGASFQFIYKGIAEEQTELLKRAILNNLAITSFAEAETDLEDVFMEITKGVELT; encoded by the coding sequence ATGATCGAAATTATGGATTTATCGAAAAGATACGGAAAATTTACAGCACTTGATTCTTTAAATTTAAATATAGAAAAAGGCAGTGTATTTGGTTTTGTCGGACAGAATGGTGCTGGAAAATCCACAACCTTCTCCATTTTAGCAACCTTACTTGCTCCCACTTCGGGCTCTGCTTACGTAAACGGGTATGATGTTCAAAAGGAATCAAAGCTCGTGAGGAAGCAGATAGGTTATATGCCGGATTTCTTCGGGGTTTATGACCAGCTTAAGGCTGATGAGTATCTGCACTTCTACGGTGCGAGTTACGGAATACCATTTGCAGAACGCGAGAAGCTGATTCCGCAGCTTCTCGACCTAGTCAACTTGTCAAATAAAAGAGAGTCATATGTAGACCTATTATCAAGAGGCATGAAGCAGCGTCTCTGCCTGGCCAGGTGCCTTATCCATGATCCTGAAGTGCTGATTCTTGATGAACCTGCATCAGGACTTGATCCAAGAGCTAGGGTGGAAATGAGGGAAATATTAAAAGAATTGAAAAGCATGGGCAAAACAATTTTAATATCTTCACATATTCTCCCTGAGCTTGCAGAAATGTGCGATACCATTGGCATTATTGATCAGGGGAAACTGGTGGCTCAGGGGTCTGTCGCTGATATTCAGTCACAGCTGAGGGGAGAAAGGCTGATCATTGTAAAAGTTCATGGAAGCGCAGAAAAGGCCGTCTCCTTTTTTGAAGATGATCCTAATATATTCAAAGTAGCTTTGCTTGAAGACGGAGCATCTTTTCAATTTATTTATAAAGGGATAGCTGAAGAACAAACAGAACTGCTGAAAAGAGCCATTTTAAATAATTTGGCGATCACCAGCTTTGCTGAAGCAGAAACGGATCTGGAAGATGTCTTTATGGAAATTACAAAGGGAGTTGAGCTGACATGA